In Blastococcus saxobsidens DD2, the genomic stretch CTCGACCACCTCTCCGAGGGGCGCATTCTGATGGGGGCAGGCTCGGGCGCGATCCCCTCGGACTGGAACGCCTTCTGCGTGGACGGCATGAGCGGCCAGCACCGCGAGATGGCCCGAGAGTCTCTGGAGATCATCCAGCGGCTCTGGACCGACAAGACCCCGTGGAAGTACGAGGGCAAGTTCTGGACCGTGGAGCGGATCGCCGACGACTGGGGTGCCGAGGGGGGCCTCGGCTGGCACATGTACCCCTATCAGGAGCCGCACCCGCCGATCGCATTCGCCGGGTTCAGCGAGCGTTCCGGCAGCCTGAAGATCGCGGGCATGAAGGGCTACATCCCCATGTCGCTGTCGATGAACGAGCGCTACATGGCCAGCCACTGGGAGGCGGTCGAGGAGGGTGCCGAGATCGGCGGGCGGGTGGCCGACCGCAAGGACTGGCGGGTCGTCAAGGAGGTCTTCGTAGCGGACACCGACGCTGAAGCGCGCAAGTACGCCGTCGACGGTGCGCTCGGCCGCTACTACAGCGAGTACATGCTGCCCCTCTACCGGCAGTTCGGTTTCCTGGGGCACCTCAAGCACGACGACTCGGTCGACGACGCCGACGTCGACGTCGAGTACCTGTACGAGCACCAGTGGGCAATCGGTTCGGTGGACACCGTCACCGAGAAGCTCACCAGCCTGCACGACGCCTGCGGAGGTTTCGAGACCCTCCTCATCCTCGGGCTGCACTACGCCGCCGACCCCGAGCCGTGGAACAACTCGCTGCGTCTGCTGAAGCAGAAAGTCGCGCCACAGATCAGCTGATCCAAGATCGCTCCGGGCGGGGCTCGTGCAACACCGCCCCGCCTGGGCGACTGGACCATGGAAGAGGAGACAGGAATGCATGCAACGGACGGCGGCGGCAAGTCGGTTACCGAGGGGGTGGACCCGGGGAATTTTCGCGAGGCGCTGAGTCGGTTCCCCAGCGGCGTGACCCTGGTCACCACCAGGGATCCATCCGGACGACCGCACGGCTACACCGCGAGTGCATTCGCCTCCGTCTCCGCGGCCCCTCCACTCGTGCTGACCTGTCTCGACGTCGGTGCCCGCTGTCACGACGTGTTCGCGGCCACGGAAAGGTTTGGTATCGCGATCCTTCGGCCCGATCACTGGGACCTCGCGCGCCGCTTCGCGTCGAAGATCGAGGACAAGTTCGATGACACCTTCGTCGCGGACCCGTTCGGGATCTTCCGGGTTCCCGACGCCCTCGCCTATCTGGCCTGTGAGACCTATCAGCGGTTGCCGGCCGGCGATCACACCATCCTCATCGGACGGGTGGTAGCAGCCGAGGTGGCGGACGGGGATCCCGCGGTCTTCTTCGGGCGCAACCTGCGCCACCTGCGGGAGCAGGTCGCCGATGCCTAACAGGCATCCCGACCTTTCCGGCGCGTCCCAGCAGATCGTCCTGAATCCGCAGGCGCAGGTCGTGCTGGACATGTTCGCCGCAGATCCCGAGGCTGAGGCCGACAGCGGTGTCCCAGTGCACGTCGCGGCACGGCGTACCCATCTCCGGTCGGTGGAGTGGGTGTCCGGGACGGGAGAGCACGTCGCCGAGGTCATCGACCTCGCCGTCCCCGGCGACGGCGGCCCGGTCCCGATCCGGATCTACCGACCACAGGGCGCCCGCCCCGGCGCCCTCATGTACCTGCACGGGGGCGGCTGGGTCGTCGGCGGCATCGAATCCTTCGACGCCGCCTGCCGCGCACTGGCCAATCGATGCCGCCTTCCGGTCGTGAGCGTCGACTACCGCCTAGCCCCGGAGCACCCGTTTCCGGCCGCGATCTCCGACTGCGTTGCCGTTGCCGAGTGGATCTCCTCGGGCGGTGGCGAGCTGCACGGAGTGCGCGGCCCTCTGGTCGTCGCCGGGGACAGCGCAGGCGGTCACCTGGCGAGCCTGGTCGCATTCGCCGCCCGTGACGGCGGAGGATCGCCGTCGATCGAGGCCCTGGTGCTCGTCTATCCGATCATCGACGCGACCATGAGCTCGGAGTCCTTCCGGCGCTACGCCAACGGATACTTCCTCACCGCAGACACCATGCGCTGGTACTGGAGCAGTTTCCTCGGCGCGCGGTACGGATCGGTGGACTCGGACTTCTCGCCGGCGCATCGGACCGATGTGAGCGGCCTCCCGCGGACCCTGGTGATCACCGCGGAACATGATGTGCTGCGGGATGAGGGGGAGGCCTGGGCCGCACGCCTGGGGGAAGCGGGGGTGGATGTCACGCTGCACCGATTCCCAGGCATGATCCACGGATTCTTCCGCTTCGATCGGGTGTGCTCCGCAGCGGGGGAGGCCTACGACCTGATCGGAAGGTTCGCTTCCGAGCGGCCCCGCGCCACATCGGCACGAGCTCGGGCCATGTCCAGGCTTGCAGGCCGCGTGTACCTGGAACGCGGCAAGCCGGTGTCGGTATTGCTGAGCTGGACGGGAAAAGGGCCGCGCAACGTGCTGATCCGCCGCGCGGACGGAACGGAGGTCGTGCGCCCCTTCCGCGGTCTCCGGCGGCCGCCCGAGGCTGTGACAGCGCCCGAAGATGTGACAGGGATCGATACCGACGGGCGAGCACCGTCATGACGGCGCCCGTGCCTGTGCACCCGGAACCCCCACGTGGGTTCCGTGGCGTCGCCGTCTCGACCCAGGACGGAGTGATTCACGCGGTCGTGGGCGGTAGCGGACCCGCGGTCGTGCTCCTGCACGGTTGGCCGCAGACCTGGTGGGTGTGGCGACATGTCATGCTCGGCCTCGCCGAGAGTCACACCGTCCTCGCGCCCAACCTGCGCGGAGTCGGAGGATCAACCATCACCGCGGGGGGATACGACAAGAAGACCATGGCGGACGACATCGCGACTCTCGTGCTCACCCTCGGGCATGAGCGAGCTGCCGTCGTCGGACACGATATCGGTGGCCAGGTCGCCTATGCGTGTGCCGCGCAGTATCCGGAGCTGGTCAGTCACTTAGTCATCATGTCGGCGCAGGTGCCGGACGCGACGTGCTTGGACTACCGGCTGTTCGGCGCGCAGCCGTGGAAGTGGTGGTGGGCCCTTCACATGGTCGAGGACGTCGCCGACCGGCTCATCGGGGACAACCTGGCCTTTTACATCGACCACCGCATCGATCGGCACGATCCCGGTACCAACTACGACACCTCCTCCATCGGCGCGTTCGACCGTGGTGTCTACGTGCGGGCCTATGCCGCACCCGGCGCACTGACCGCCACCTTGGAGTGGTACCGGCAGTTCCCCATCGACATGGTGGACAACGAGCGGTTCTTCGCGAGTGGCCCGCTCACGATTCCGTACCTCGCCCTCGCGGATGCAGCTACACACGCGGAGATGTCGCGCCAGGCGAGCCGGATCGCGGTCCGGCCGCGAGTTCTGCGTGTCCAGCCCAGTGGGCACTGGATCCCTGAACAGCAACCGGCCGCGGTGCTGATGCATTTTCGGGAATTCGTTACGACGTCGATTGCGGCGGGCTGACCGGCCAGCGGCATCCGCCAGGGGCGGCGTCGGCCCAACGCCCTCACGCCGTAACTCAATCGTCTCTGGCCGTCGCCGGATCCGTCATCGACCGCTTGACGGACCAGCGCACCGACCGTGAACTGGGCCGAGGCGCCGTTCGGATGCATCAGGCCCGGTCGGAGCCTTGCTATTTGTCGTGGGCGTCGACCAAGACCGCGCCGGCCAGGCGCTGCAGCGCCGCGGTTGGGAAAGTGTCCCGCGACACCGCGGTGGAGCGGGTGACGGGAATCGAACCCGCACAGTCAGCTTGGAAGGCTTGGTACTCGGGGCGCCATCTTGCCTGGTCAGCGTCAAGTCAGGCGCGTGCCGTGCCTTCCGCGTGCCTCAGCGCCAAATGTCGGCCGGAGGAGCAGCTTCTGGCTGTAGCGGTCAGCGGGCAGTCGAGTGCTGCGGTTCGGGGCGCCATTGCTGCCCACGCCGGCCCGGAGGCGCGAGTCCCTGTCGTCCTCCCGGTCCAGGACGGCTCACCGGGCCGGTCATGAGGGACGGTGGCCGACGGCATGGCCCACCGCCCCGCGATATCTCTGGTGGGTTCCTCCACCGAGACAGCGTCAGTCCGCACAGTCGACCGCGACGGCGAGGGCTCCGCAGATCTGCCGCATGCGGGCGTCGGCCAACCGGCCGAGCCGCTCAACGAGGACCGCGACAGAGACGCTCTCGACCGAGTCCATGTTGACCACGCAGCGGCGGGGTACCGGGTCCTCGCCGGGCTCGAGCCTGACTTCGCTGACGAGTCCGCGGATGGTGGTGGTGCATGGTGCGACGAGTGCGCGCCGGTGTCGGGGGATCACGGCGTCGCGGGAGAGGACGACGACCGGGCGGCGCCCGATCTCGGCCATCTCGCACCACCAGACCTCGCCCCGCGCGGGCAGCGTAGTCACGACCGTGCGGTGGCTTCGCGGAACGACGCCAGGTCACCCCACTCGTCTGGTTCGTCGAGCGGGTGTTCGTCGTAGGCGGTGTAGCTCGCCTCGACTTCGGCTGAACGGTGGCGCGCCACCAGCGCGCGGAGCGCCTCATCGATCATGGCGGCGTCGGTGTCACCGACTCGCACACGTCGAGCGGCTTGGAGCAGATCTTCGTCGACCGTAGTGCTGAGCCGTGTTCTACTCATGCCACAATCATGCCACGGCATTGCCCTGCGAGGTGCTCCGAGGTCATGACGTCGGCCGGCGGTGCCGCCCGCCCGAATGCGGCCCTGGCGCAGCGGTCCTCGCACCAATCTGGCCGGGCCGGGATTCGGCGGAAGCCTTCGCTGGCGAAGCCATCAAGCGATGGTTCGGTCACAGGACTGCGGCAGCGGTTCGGTGAATGTGCGCCTGCGCCGCCGTGGCTGCGGCCTCCGGGTCGCGGCGAGTTATTGCGTCGACGATGGCGCGGTGTTCCGCGATCACGTTTTCGTGCCGGCGCGGCAGGGACAGCGCTTCGTAGCCGATCAGCCACATGGCCCCGCGAAGACTGACCAGCGTGTCGTGCGTTCGTTCCAGCCCCAGCATCTCCGGTTGGAGGAGGTGGAATCGTTCGTCGAGAGAGAGAAAGGCAGACTCCTGCCCAACACTTCCCAGGTGTTCTTGAGCGTCGATGAGCTCGCGAAGGCGGCGAACCTGCTGTGAGCTCGCGGCCGCGGCGAGTCGACGGGCGGCGTAGCCCTCCAGGAGCGATCTCAGGTCGAAGATCTCCTGACGTTCCTCTGCCGAGAGCGTGCGGAGTCGAAAACCCCGCTGGGACTCGATGACGATCAGGCCCTCACGGCTCAGCGACAGAACCGCCTCGCGGACCGGCGTCCGTGACATACCTAGCGTCTCGGCGAGCTCGTTCTCCGAGTAGAGGACGTCCTGCCGGATCGCGCCGTCGCGGATCGCCTGGTGCAGTTGCAGATATGCCCGCCGCGCCAGCGTCGGAGGCCGCTCCACAAGCGGGATACCGCTCAGCTTTTCCACGGCTCCCATGCTACAGGACTTGCATGTTGAGTACTAGAATACTAGCGTTCTACCGGTCACCCCAACTCGCAAGGAGCGCTCATGTCTCTCTCCCACGACGACAAGCTGGCCATCCAGGAGCTGTCGAACTCCCACACGAGGCACCTCGACAACCACGACGTCGAGGCCTGGGCCGGCTGCTGGGTACCCGACGGGCAGTTCATCGCCACGTACGGCACCTTCACCGGTCACGACGCGATCAAGGAGTTCATCCGCGGCCACATCGCGGCCGGCAAGGAGGACGGCGCCCGTCACGTGATGACGAACTACGTTATCGAGGGCGACGGAGACCAGGCCACCGTCTACTGCCTCGTCGTCAAGCTCCAGGTCGAGGAGCCGCCGTTCATCATCGCCAGCGGCGTCTACAACGACGTCGTCGTCCGCACCTCGGACGGCTGGAAGTTCCAGTCCCGGCAGCTCGATGTGGACAAGGGTGTCTTCGCCCGCGCCGAGCAGGCCGCCGGTGCGTTGCGGTGAGTGAGCTCCGCGCGGAACGCTGGGGCGATGCCGGCCCGACCGTCGTCCTCGTCCACGGCAGCCTCAGCTCGGCTGCCGCAGCCTTCGGGGAGCAGCAGGTGCTCGCCGACCGGTACCGGCTGATCGCGCCGTACCGGCGCGGCTACAGCCCGAGCCCGGCGACCGACCGGATCGATCCCGACCGGGACGCCGAGGACATCCTCGAACTCCTCGGTGACGGGGCTCATCTGGTCGGCACGTCGATGGGCGGTGTCGTGGCCATGCGCGCCGCTGCGCTGGCGCCGGAGAAGGTGTGGTCGCTGACGGTCATTGAGCCGCCCGCACTGCCGAACGCGGCCGGCCACTCGGAGGCGGACGCGCTGATCGATGGCCTCCGCACCCACTGGGAGCAGAACGGCGACGCGGACCTGGAGACCTTCGTCGACGGGTTCCTGAAGGTCCTCGGCGTTTCGATGCAGTTGCCGTCGCCGCTACCGCCTCCGCTCGCGGAAGCGGTGGGCAACCTGAAGACCGAACGGCCGTGGGAAACCGGCGTTCCGCTGGAGAAGCTGGCCGCGGCACCCTTCCCGAAGCTGGTCGTCACCGGTGGTGGAACCCCGGGGTTCGAAGACGTCGCCGACGTGCTCGCCGAGAAGCTCCCGGGCAAGCGCGTGCTGTTCGACGGGAGCCCACACGCCGTGCAGCGCATCGGCGAGCGGTTCAACAACGAGCTGCGGAATTTCCTCTCCTCGGCCGGTGATCACGCGAAGTGAGAACAGCCCTTGTGCAGGTGGCCAGCCCCGCTGGGGAGCCGGTCGCTGAGCGGCGCCGTCGGGTTGGGGACATGGTCGCCGATGCGGCGGGGGCGGACCTCGTGGTTCTTCCGGAGCTGTGGCTGCCGGGGTACTTCGCCTTCGACTCCTACGCCGACCTGGCCGAACCGCTCCACGGCGACACCGTTGAGGCGGCCCGTGAGTGGGCCCGTCGGTTGGGCTGCCACCTGCACATGGGCAGCGTCCTCGAACGTGACGAGCTGGGTCACCTGCACAACACGGCGGTGATGATCGGGCCCGGCGGGGACATCCTGCACACCTACCGGAAGATCCACGTCTTCGGTTACAAGTCACGCGAGGCCGAATTGCTCACGCCTGGCGAGCAGGTCAGCGCCGTCACCACAGGACTGGGTCGGCTGGGTACCACCACGTGCTACGACCTGCGCTTTCCGGAGCTGTACCGCGGTCTCGTCGACGACGGCGCCGAGACGATCGTGGTGTGCTCGGCGTGGCCCGCCGCCCGACTCGCGCACTGGCGACTGTTCACGTCCGCCCGAGCGGTCGAGGAGCAGGTCGTGCTCATCGCCTGCAACGAGGTTGTCCCGGGTCTCGTAGAAGTTGAGGTGGCGGTCCCCCGCCCGCACCGGCCGTGAGGTAGGTGTTGGGCGTCCGCCAAGACACCACTTCGAGCAGGGGACCGCCGTGACCAAGAAGTACCA encodes the following:
- a CDS encoding LLM class flavin-dependent oxidoreductase, with protein sequence MRLGMFIQPGHFPEYSYKAGYDYDLEQIKLLDELGYDEVWLGEHFTSRYENNPAPDLLIAQAIRETTNIKLAVGAHALPYHHPMELACRVAALDHLSEGRILMGAGSGAIPSDWNAFCVDGMSGQHREMARESLEIIQRLWTDKTPWKYEGKFWTVERIADDWGAEGGLGWHMYPYQEPHPPIAFAGFSERSGSLKIAGMKGYIPMSLSMNERYMASHWEAVEEGAEIGGRVADRKDWRVVKEVFVADTDAEARKYAVDGALGRYYSEYMLPLYRQFGFLGHLKHDDSVDDADVDVEYLYEHQWAIGSVDTVTEKLTSLHDACGGFETLLILGLHYAADPEPWNNSLRLLKQKVAPQIS
- a CDS encoding flavin reductase family protein, encoding MHATDGGGKSVTEGVDPGNFREALSRFPSGVTLVTTRDPSGRPHGYTASAFASVSAAPPLVLTCLDVGARCHDVFAATERFGIAILRPDHWDLARRFASKIEDKFDDTFVADPFGIFRVPDALAYLACETYQRLPAGDHTILIGRVVAAEVADGDPAVFFGRNLRHLREQVADA
- a CDS encoding alpha/beta hydrolase — encoded protein: MFAADPEAEADSGVPVHVAARRTHLRSVEWVSGTGEHVAEVIDLAVPGDGGPVPIRIYRPQGARPGALMYLHGGGWVVGGIESFDAACRALANRCRLPVVSVDYRLAPEHPFPAAISDCVAVAEWISSGGGELHGVRGPLVVAGDSAGGHLASLVAFAARDGGGSPSIEALVLVYPIIDATMSSESFRRYANGYFLTADTMRWYWSSFLGARYGSVDSDFSPAHRTDVSGLPRTLVITAEHDVLRDEGEAWAARLGEAGVDVTLHRFPGMIHGFFRFDRVCSAAGEAYDLIGRFASERPRATSARARAMSRLAGRVYLERGKPVSVLLSWTGKGPRNVLIRRADGTEVVRPFRGLRRPPEAVTAPEDVTGIDTDGRAPS
- a CDS encoding alpha/beta fold hydrolase, with amino-acid sequence MTAPVPVHPEPPRGFRGVAVSTQDGVIHAVVGGSGPAVVLLHGWPQTWWVWRHVMLGLAESHTVLAPNLRGVGGSTITAGGYDKKTMADDIATLVLTLGHERAAVVGHDIGGQVAYACAAQYPELVSHLVIMSAQVPDATCLDYRLFGAQPWKWWWALHMVEDVADRLIGDNLAFYIDHRIDRHDPGTNYDTSSIGAFDRGVYVRAYAAPGALTATLEWYRQFPIDMVDNERFFASGPLTIPYLALADAATHAEMSRQASRIAVRPRVLRVQPSGHWIPEQQPAAVLMHFREFVTTSIAAG
- a CDS encoding type II toxin-antitoxin system PemK/MazF family toxin, with translation MTTLPARGEVWWCEMAEIGRRPVVVLSRDAVIPRHRRALVAPCTTTIRGLVSEVRLEPGEDPVPRRCVVNMDSVESVSVAVLVERLGRLADARMRQICGALAVAVDCAD
- a CDS encoding type II toxin-antitoxin system VapB family antitoxin → MSRTRLSTTVDEDLLQAARRVRVGDTDAAMIDEALRALVARHRSAEVEASYTAYDEHPLDEPDEWGDLASFREATARS
- a CDS encoding GntR family transcriptional regulator, which encodes MEKLSGIPLVERPPTLARRAYLQLHQAIRDGAIRQDVLYSENELAETLGMSRTPVREAVLSLSREGLIVIESQRGFRLRTLSAEERQEIFDLRSLLEGYAARRLAAAASSQQVRRLRELIDAQEHLGSVGQESAFLSLDERFHLLQPEMLGLERTHDTLVSLRGAMWLIGYEALSLPRRHENVIAEHRAIVDAITRRDPEAAATAAQAHIHRTAAAVL
- a CDS encoding nuclear transport factor 2 family protein, with protein sequence MSLSHDDKLAIQELSNSHTRHLDNHDVEAWAGCWVPDGQFIATYGTFTGHDAIKEFIRGHIAAGKEDGARHVMTNYVIEGDGDQATVYCLVVKLQVEEPPFIIASGVYNDVVVRTSDGWKFQSRQLDVDKGVFARAEQAAGALR
- a CDS encoding alpha/beta fold hydrolase; translated protein: MSELRAERWGDAGPTVVLVHGSLSSAAAAFGEQQVLADRYRLIAPYRRGYSPSPATDRIDPDRDAEDILELLGDGAHLVGTSMGGVVAMRAAALAPEKVWSLTVIEPPALPNAAGHSEADALIDGLRTHWEQNGDADLETFVDGFLKVLGVSMQLPSPLPPPLAEAVGNLKTERPWETGVPLEKLAAAPFPKLVVTGGGTPGFEDVADVLAEKLPGKRVLFDGSPHAVQRIGERFNNELRNFLSSAGDHAK
- a CDS encoding nitrilase-related carbon-nitrogen hydrolase; protein product: MASPAGEPVAERRRRVGDMVADAAGADLVVLPELWLPGYFAFDSYADLAEPLHGDTVEAAREWARRLGCHLHMGSVLERDELGHLHNTAVMIGPGGDILHTYRKIHVFGYKSREAELLTPGEQVSAVTTGLGRLGTTTCYDLRFPELYRGLVDDGAETIVVCSAWPAARLAHWRLFTSARAVEEQVVLIACNEVVPGLVEVEVAVPRPHRP